One part of the Mycolicibacterium aromaticivorans JS19b1 = JCM 16368 genome encodes these proteins:
- the fabG gene encoding 3-oxoacyl-ACP reductase FabG: MFDLQSTSVVVTGGSKGIGRGIASVFATAGADVAIAARSTTELDSAVAELDALGSGKVLGIQTDVTDPVACAELAASVIDAFGGIDVVCANAGIFPEAPLATMTPAQLAEVLDVNVKGNVFTVQACLDALIASGRGRVILTSSITGPITGFPGWSHYGASKAAQLGFMRTAAIELAPHGITVNAVLPGNIFTEGLADMGEDYIAGMTKAIPAGALGKPEDIGHLAAFLATVEAGYITGQAIAVDGGQVLPESPDALNS, translated from the coding sequence GTGTTTGATCTGCAGTCGACGTCCGTGGTGGTCACCGGTGGCAGCAAGGGCATCGGGCGCGGCATCGCCTCGGTCTTCGCCACGGCGGGCGCCGATGTCGCGATCGCCGCGCGTTCGACCACCGAACTGGACTCGGCGGTGGCGGAGCTGGACGCGCTCGGCAGCGGAAAGGTGTTGGGAATCCAGACCGATGTCACCGATCCGGTGGCATGTGCGGAACTGGCCGCCTCGGTCATCGACGCGTTCGGCGGCATCGACGTCGTCTGCGCCAATGCAGGGATCTTTCCCGAGGCACCGTTGGCCACGATGACACCGGCCCAACTGGCCGAGGTGCTCGACGTCAATGTCAAGGGCAATGTGTTCACCGTGCAGGCCTGCCTGGACGCCCTGATCGCCTCCGGGCGCGGTCGGGTGATTCTGACCTCGTCGATCACCGGTCCGATCACCGGCTTCCCGGGATGGTCGCACTACGGGGCGTCGAAGGCTGCCCAGCTGGGCTTCATGCGCACCGCCGCAATCGAATTGGCGCCGCACGGGATCACCGTCAATGCCGTGCTGCCGGGCAACATCTTCACCGAGGGACTGGCGGACATGGGCGAGGACTACATCGCCGGGATGACCAAGGCGATCCCGGCGGGAGCCTTGGGCAAGCCGGAGGACATCGGCCACCTGGCCGCATTCCTGGCCACCGTGGAGGCCGGCTACATCACCGGTCAGGCGATCGCCGTGGACGGCGGTCAGGTTCTGCCCGAGTCGCCGGATGCGCTGAACAGCTAG
- a CDS encoding phosphotransferase enzyme family protein — translation MPGLPPTHEFFARAALPAYGRAGDTPLRLLSLSENATYLVEDDDPIVLRVHRPGYHSLEAIRSELAWMKALRRETSVLTPELIAARDGTDVVAAEVDGDVLHVDAVTFVAGCTAEDDPEAVGFDQLGRLTAVMHEHARNWTFPHAFTRFRWDLDTILGPDARWGNWRLAPGLTDDDRAVIQRAADDIAAKLTHFGSGPDRFGLVHADLRLANLMVDPTDAGAGITVIDFDDCGWSWYLADLGAAVSFIEDTPAGERIIAEWLTGYSEAGSLPADHLALVPSFVMLRRINLTAWIASHADADAAAELGDDFAPNTARLAQRYLEDRSWLQDAIFGSRV, via the coding sequence ATGCCGGGACTGCCGCCGACTCATGAGTTCTTCGCGCGTGCAGCACTGCCCGCTTACGGTCGTGCAGGCGACACGCCATTGCGGCTGCTCAGCCTGTCCGAGAACGCCACATACCTGGTCGAGGACGACGATCCGATCGTCCTGCGGGTGCACCGACCGGGCTATCACTCGCTGGAGGCGATCCGCTCTGAGCTGGCGTGGATGAAGGCCCTGCGCCGGGAGACGTCGGTGCTCACGCCGGAGCTGATCGCCGCCCGCGACGGAACCGATGTCGTGGCCGCCGAGGTCGACGGCGATGTCTTGCACGTCGACGCCGTGACCTTCGTCGCGGGCTGCACCGCGGAGGACGATCCCGAGGCCGTCGGCTTCGACCAACTCGGCAGGCTCACCGCCGTCATGCACGAGCACGCCAGGAACTGGACGTTCCCACACGCGTTCACCCGGTTCCGCTGGGACCTCGACACCATCCTCGGTCCGGACGCCCGGTGGGGTAATTGGCGGCTGGCGCCCGGCCTGACCGACGACGACCGGGCCGTGATCCAGCGCGCCGCCGATGACATCGCCGCAAAGCTCACCCATTTCGGTTCGGGGCCGGACAGATTCGGATTGGTCCACGCCGATCTGCGGTTGGCCAATCTGATGGTCGATCCGACCGACGCGGGTGCAGGCATCACCGTGATCGACTTCGACGACTGCGGGTGGTCGTGGTATCTGGCCGATCTGGGCGCCGCGGTGTCGTTCATCGAGGACACGCCGGCCGGCGAGCGCATCATCGCGGAGTGGCTCACGGGCTACTCCGAAGCCGGCTCGCTGCCTGCCGACCACTTGGCGCTCGTCCCGTCGTTCGTGATGCTGCGCCGGATAAACCTGACGGCATGGATCGCCTCGCACGCCGACGCCGATGCGGCGGCAGAGCTCGGCGACGACTTCGCCCCCAACACCGCCCGGCTGGCGCAACGGTATCTGGAGGACCGCTCCTGGTTGCAGGATGCGATCTTCGGATCCCGGGTTTGA
- a CDS encoding APC family permease produces the protein MSDTIDPPAPAGNEVKSETVQRLKPNAVGLIGVLFMAVATAAPITAMVGNVPIAVGFGNGAYAPAGYFVATIVLTLFAIGYAAMSKHITATGAFYGYISHGLGRIVGLGAGFLTAMAYMVFEASLIGIFAFFGNDTFNSLFHVNISWIVFAIGMLVVNLVLTYFDINVAARVLGVFLITEIVMLSLMALSVLFTGGGPQGWSWGSLNPLNAFANLSGSVAGADGSMLTVAGSAGIGLFFAFWSWVGFESSAMYGEESKNPKKIIPIAVISSVVGIGVFYVIISWLAIVGTGPQNAIALAQDSATAGDIFFGPVGAHLGTWAVDLFKILLMTGSFACGMAFHNCAARYIYALGRENVIPGMRKTIGATHPTHGSPHIAGLVQTIFATVVVLFFALTGRDPYTGLYGLMALLGTTAIMIVQALAAFAVIAYFHVGKNHPETANWFRTFLAPLLGGLGMLYVIYLLAKNASFAAGTASSDWVFEIIPYVVGVVGIGGIVLAVVLKYTSPQRYSELGRTVLEEAHERQ, from the coding sequence ATGAGCGACACCATCGATCCGCCGGCCCCGGCCGGCAACGAAGTCAAATCCGAGACCGTCCAACGGCTCAAGCCCAACGCGGTCGGTCTGATCGGCGTCCTGTTCATGGCCGTCGCGACCGCCGCGCCGATCACCGCCATGGTGGGCAACGTGCCGATCGCGGTCGGATTCGGCAACGGCGCCTACGCCCCGGCCGGCTACTTCGTCGCCACGATTGTGCTGACGTTGTTCGCGATCGGTTATGCGGCGATGAGCAAGCACATCACCGCGACCGGCGCCTTCTACGGGTACATCTCGCACGGGTTGGGCCGGATCGTCGGGCTGGGCGCCGGCTTCCTGACCGCCATGGCCTACATGGTGTTCGAAGCGTCGCTGATCGGCATCTTCGCCTTCTTCGGCAACGACACGTTCAATTCACTGTTCCATGTGAACATCTCGTGGATCGTGTTCGCCATCGGCATGCTGGTGGTCAATCTGGTCCTGACCTACTTCGACATCAACGTCGCCGCCAGGGTGCTCGGGGTCTTCCTGATCACCGAGATCGTCATGCTGTCGTTGATGGCGCTCTCGGTGCTGTTCACCGGCGGCGGCCCGCAGGGCTGGTCGTGGGGATCGCTCAACCCGCTCAACGCATTTGCGAACCTGTCCGGCTCGGTGGCCGGAGCCGACGGCAGCATGCTCACGGTGGCAGGCTCGGCAGGCATCGGCCTGTTCTTCGCGTTCTGGTCCTGGGTCGGCTTCGAGTCCAGTGCGATGTACGGCGAGGAGTCCAAGAACCCGAAGAAGATCATCCCGATCGCGGTGATCAGCTCGGTGGTCGGCATCGGCGTGTTCTACGTCATCATCTCCTGGTTGGCGATCGTGGGCACCGGTCCGCAGAATGCCATTGCGCTGGCACAGGATTCGGCGACCGCGGGTGACATCTTCTTCGGTCCGGTCGGTGCGCACCTGGGCACCTGGGCCGTCGACCTGTTCAAGATCCTGTTGATGACCGGTTCCTTCGCCTGCGGCATGGCGTTCCACAACTGCGCCGCCCGCTACATCTACGCGCTCGGACGCGAGAACGTCATCCCGGGCATGCGCAAGACGATCGGCGCCACCCACCCGACGCACGGATCGCCGCACATCGCCGGGCTGGTCCAGACCATCTTCGCGACGGTCGTCGTGCTGTTCTTCGCACTCACCGGCCGTGATCCCTACACCGGTCTGTACGGGTTGATGGCTCTGCTCGGCACCACCGCGATCATGATCGTCCAGGCGCTGGCCGCGTTCGCGGTGATCGCCTACTTCCACGTCGGCAAGAACCATCCGGAGACGGCCAACTGGTTCCGGACCTTCCTGGCTCCGCTGCTCGGCGGTCTGGGCATGCTCTACGTGATCTACCTGCTGGCCAAGAACGCGTCGTTCGCGGCAGGCACCGCGTCCAGCGACTGGGTCTTCGAGATCATCCCCTACGTGGTGGGTGTCGTCGGCATCGGTGGCATCGTGCTGGCGGTGGTACTGAAATACACGTCGCCGCAGCGCTATTCGGAGCTCGGCCGGACGGTGCTCGAAGAGGCGCACGAACGCCAGTGA
- a CDS encoding aspartate aminotransferase family protein yields MSFSNIMDSNSYSADHPVDPATESLIAARDRILGPAYRLFYQRPVHLVRGEGTRLYDADGACYLDAYNNVASVGHCHPHVVEAVTRQLSTLNTHTRYLHGGIVDYSRRLLDTLRSEGPDQLDQVMYACTGSEVNDLALRVAEMYTGAKGVIVTTDAYHGNTAAVTAISPSIGGASVLGEHVRTIPPPDSYRIPADELAGRFTADVVTAIDKLVASGAGFSALIVDTIFSSDGIYPDPSVLAPAVDAVHRAGGVFIADEVQPGFGRTGDAMWGFLRHGVAPDLVTMGKPMGNGMPIAAMAARSEILDTFAREIPYFNTFGGNPVTVAAAAAVLDVIEDEKLMRNAAEVGSQLRDEITRLGADHPRIGDVRGTGLYVGVEMIDETGAPDRAGARALVNAMRERRVLISVCGRDGNVLKIRPPMVFSSTDVDWFCTEFAGAVASSF; encoded by the coding sequence ATGAGCTTCTCCAACATCATGGATTCCAACAGCTACTCGGCGGATCACCCGGTCGATCCCGCCACCGAATCGTTGATCGCGGCCCGTGACCGCATCCTGGGCCCGGCCTACCGGCTGTTCTACCAACGCCCGGTGCACCTGGTCCGCGGCGAGGGCACCCGGCTCTACGACGCCGACGGCGCCTGTTACCTGGACGCCTACAACAACGTCGCCAGTGTCGGCCACTGCCACCCGCATGTGGTGGAGGCGGTCACCCGCCAGCTGTCCACCCTCAACACCCATACGCGCTATCTGCACGGCGGCATCGTCGACTACAGCCGGCGCCTGCTGGACACTCTGCGGTCCGAGGGGCCCGACCAGCTCGACCAGGTGATGTACGCCTGCACCGGCTCCGAGGTCAACGACCTGGCGCTGCGCGTGGCCGAGATGTACACCGGCGCGAAGGGTGTCATCGTGACCACCGATGCCTATCACGGCAACACCGCCGCGGTGACCGCGATCTCGCCGTCCATCGGTGGCGCCTCGGTACTCGGTGAGCACGTCCGCACGATCCCACCGCCGGACAGCTACCGCATACCCGCAGACGAACTCGCGGGCCGATTCACCGCCGACGTCGTCACCGCGATCGACAAGCTGGTCGCCAGCGGCGCCGGCTTCTCCGCCCTGATCGTCGACACCATCTTCTCCTCGGACGGCATCTACCCCGACCCCTCGGTGCTGGCGCCCGCGGTGGACGCGGTGCACCGCGCCGGCGGCGTGTTCATCGCCGACGAGGTGCAGCCCGGCTTCGGCCGTACCGGCGACGCGATGTGGGGCTTCCTGCGCCACGGTGTCGCGCCGGACCTCGTCACAATGGGCAAGCCGATGGGCAACGGCATGCCGATCGCGGCGATGGCGGCCCGCTCGGAGATTCTCGATACCTTCGCCCGCGAGATCCCGTACTTCAACACCTTCGGCGGCAATCCGGTGACGGTGGCCGCCGCGGCGGCAGTCCTCGACGTCATCGAGGACGAGAAGCTGATGCGCAACGCCGCCGAAGTCGGTTCGCAACTGCGAGACGAGATCACGCGACTTGGCGCTGACCATCCACGCATCGGCGACGTCCGCGGCACCGGCCTGTACGTCGGCGTCGAGATGATCGACGAGACCGGCGCACCCGACCGGGCCGGCGCCCGGGCATTGGTCAACGCCATGCGCGAGCGGCGGGTGCTGATCTCGGTGTGTGGGCGCGACGGGAACGTGCTGAAGATCCGTCCGCCGATGGTGTTCTCGAGCACCGATGTGGACTGGTTCTGCACCGAGTTCGCCGGCGCCGTCGCTTCGTCGTTCTGA
- a CDS encoding DUF2630 family protein: protein MAEDNETLSRIHDLVAQERELRERVVHGQIDPSEEHTRLQAIETELDQCWDLLRQRRALRETGGDPSAASVRPADEVEGYLS from the coding sequence GTGGCTGAAGACAACGAAACCCTTTCCCGCATCCACGACCTGGTCGCCCAAGAGCGCGAACTGCGTGAGCGGGTAGTTCACGGACAGATCGACCCCTCGGAGGAGCACACCCGGCTGCAGGCCATCGAAACCGAGCTCGACCAGTGCTGGGACCTGCTTCGGCAGCGTCGTGCGCTGCGCGAGACGGGCGGCGATCCGAGCGCGGCAAGCGTGCGGCCCGCCGACGAAGTCGAGGGCTACCTCAGCTGA
- a CDS encoding MarR family winged helix-turn-helix transcriptional regulator, with protein MSGNPLADQVWRSMSSLVLDNKDGWRRAVVDRTGLPFSRIRILRRLASQPMTVKQVAEAATIDAPAATVAVNDLEARGLVVRQPHPENRRCKLVSLTDAGRDVIAVLDDTDDPAPEVLASLDEQDLQALRTILSRVLS; from the coding sequence ATGTCGGGTAATCCGCTCGCCGACCAGGTGTGGCGGTCGATGTCGAGCCTGGTGCTGGACAACAAGGACGGTTGGCGTCGCGCGGTTGTCGATCGAACGGGATTGCCGTTCAGCAGGATTCGAATTCTGCGCCGGCTCGCGTCGCAGCCGATGACGGTCAAGCAGGTGGCCGAGGCGGCCACCATCGACGCGCCGGCCGCCACTGTCGCGGTGAACGATCTGGAGGCACGCGGACTGGTGGTCCGCCAACCGCATCCGGAAAATCGGCGCTGCAAGCTGGTGTCGCTGACCGACGCGGGCCGCGACGTCATCGCCGTCCTCGACGACACCGACGACCCCGCGCCGGAGGTCTTGGCCTCTCTCGACGAACAGGATCTTCAGGCGTTGCGAACGATCCTGTCCCGGGTGCTCAGCTGA
- a CDS encoding citrate synthase, protein MAATDETASLKYPGGELDLDIVKATEGSDGFALGSLLAKTGYTTFDQGFVNTASTKSAITYIDGDAGILRYRGYPIEQLAEKSTFIEVSYLLIYGELPTTEQLEKFTTQIQRHTLLHEDLKRFFDGFPRDAHPMPVLSSTVNALSAYYPDSLDPLNKKQVELSTIRLLAKLPTIAAYAYKKSEGQPFLYPDNSLTLVENFLRMTFGFPAEPYEVDPEIVRALDMLLILHADHEQNCSTSTVRLVGSSQANLFTSISGGINALWGPLHGGANQAVLEMLEKIRVGQDDVQTFVKKVKNKEDGVKLMGFGHRVYKNYDPRARIVKEQADKILGKLGGDDELLDIAKQLEEIALTDDFFIERKLYPNVDYYTGVIYRAMGFPTRMFTVLFALGRLPGWIAHWREMHDEGSSKIGRPRQIYTGYTERDYATIDTRS, encoded by the coding sequence GTGGCCGCAACCGACGAGACCGCCTCCCTGAAGTACCCGGGCGGCGAGTTGGACCTGGACATCGTGAAAGCGACGGAGGGGTCTGACGGGTTCGCGCTGGGCTCGTTGCTGGCCAAGACCGGTTACACGACGTTCGACCAGGGTTTCGTGAACACGGCGTCGACCAAGAGCGCGATCACCTACATCGACGGTGACGCCGGCATCCTGCGTTATCGCGGCTACCCGATCGAGCAGCTCGCCGAGAAGTCCACCTTCATCGAGGTGAGTTACCTGCTGATCTACGGTGAGTTGCCCACCACCGAGCAGCTGGAGAAGTTCACCACCCAGATCCAGCGGCACACCCTGCTGCACGAGGACCTCAAGCGGTTCTTCGACGGTTTCCCCCGCGATGCGCACCCGATGCCGGTGCTGTCCAGCACGGTCAACGCGTTGAGCGCCTACTACCCCGACTCGCTGGATCCGCTGAACAAGAAGCAGGTGGAGCTCTCCACGATCCGGCTGCTGGCCAAGCTGCCGACGATCGCGGCATACGCGTATAAGAAGTCCGAGGGGCAGCCGTTCCTCTATCCGGACAACTCGCTGACGCTGGTGGAGAACTTCCTGCGGATGACGTTCGGTTTCCCGGCCGAGCCCTACGAGGTCGACCCGGAGATCGTGCGAGCGCTGGACATGCTGCTGATCCTGCACGCCGACCACGAGCAGAACTGTTCGACCTCGACGGTGCGCCTGGTCGGCTCGTCGCAGGCCAACCTGTTCACCTCGATCTCCGGCGGCATCAACGCGCTGTGGGGCCCGCTGCATGGCGGCGCCAACCAGGCGGTGCTTGAGATGCTGGAGAAGATCCGCGTCGGTCAGGACGATGTGCAGACCTTCGTCAAGAAGGTCAAGAACAAGGAAGACGGCGTGAAGCTGATGGGCTTCGGGCACCGCGTCTACAAGAACTACGATCCGCGGGCGCGCATCGTCAAGGAGCAGGCCGACAAGATCCTTGGCAAGCTCGGCGGCGACGATGAGCTTCTCGACATCGCCAAGCAGCTCGAAGAGATCGCGTTGACCGATGACTTCTTCATCGAGCGGAAGCTGTACCCGAACGTCGATTACTACACCGGCGTGATCTACCGCGCGATGGGCTTCCCGACCCGGATGTTCACCGTGCTGTTCGCGCTGGGCCGGCTGCCGGGCTGGATCGCGCACTGGCGCGAGATGCACGACGAGGGCAGCAGCAAGATCGGCCGCCCGCGCCAGATCTACACCGGCTACACCGAACGCGATTACGCCACCATCGACACCCGTAGCTGA
- a CDS encoding TetR/AcrR family transcriptional regulator — protein MAPVAKVSVPGLRELKKQRTRATLIDAAVQLCIDQGYDNTTVEQIAAAAEVAPRTFSRYFSNKEAVLVAIMDEVAGDVAAALARQPLDITQYDALARAHLETFSTEQDGSAASFERMRLLLTIVNSAPALGLAPFMFRAGGFHHRAMDVAAQRMGVTADHPSIRILFDTWAVVMGVACNGLGTADGPPIEPDVVCRRIESVYGLFTRLWAPWATPGPTPAGVSAE, from the coding sequence ATGGCCCCAGTCGCGAAAGTTTCCGTTCCCGGCCTGCGTGAACTCAAGAAGCAGCGAACCAGGGCGACGCTGATCGACGCGGCCGTCCAGCTGTGTATCGACCAGGGTTACGACAACACCACCGTCGAGCAGATCGCCGCCGCCGCCGAGGTCGCCCCGCGCACCTTCAGCCGGTACTTCTCGAACAAGGAGGCCGTGCTGGTCGCCATCATGGACGAGGTCGCAGGCGATGTGGCCGCCGCCCTCGCGCGCCAGCCCCTCGACATCACCCAATACGACGCACTGGCGCGTGCGCACCTCGAGACGTTCAGCACCGAGCAGGACGGGTCTGCGGCATCGTTCGAACGGATGAGGCTGTTGCTGACGATCGTGAATTCAGCCCCGGCGCTCGGGCTGGCGCCGTTCATGTTCCGCGCGGGCGGCTTCCACCACCGGGCGATGGACGTCGCGGCGCAGCGGATGGGTGTGACAGCCGATCACCCATCGATCCGCATCCTGTTCGACACCTGGGCGGTGGTGATGGGAGTGGCCTGTAACGGGCTGGGGACCGCCGACGGTCCGCCGATCGAGCCGGACGTGGTGTGCCGCCGAATCGAGTCGGTGTACGGGCTTTTCACCCGGCTCTGGGCGCCGTGGGCGACCCCGGGCCCAACCCCCGCGGGCGTATCGGCAGAATAG
- a CDS encoding TetR/AcrR family transcriptional regulator produces MADVIAQPPPGLRERKKQRTRAMLVDAAVTLCIERGYHNTTVEQIAAAAEVSPRTFSRYFPTKDAVMMTVLDDLVDAAVTALATIDSGVPPLTALARAHTMALRGVTSGAVSPLTTHRLVLMVNVISSSSALRLAAAATRLRPLVVAVAARMGTDPRDQRVALIVSVWGAITAAAWGQLVIGPGDYDNCGDIMADRLHLAFTEFADIAALEVGSALSSTV; encoded by the coding sequence GTGGCCGACGTGATCGCGCAGCCACCACCGGGACTGCGCGAACGGAAGAAGCAACGCACGCGCGCCATGCTCGTGGACGCCGCCGTCACGCTCTGTATCGAGCGCGGTTACCACAACACCACCGTCGAGCAGATCGCTGCCGCAGCCGAGGTGTCACCGCGAACATTCAGTCGGTATTTCCCCACCAAGGATGCGGTGATGATGACCGTGCTCGACGATCTCGTCGACGCCGCAGTCACCGCTCTCGCCACCATCGACTCGGGAGTCCCGCCGCTGACGGCGCTGGCCCGCGCCCACACCATGGCGCTGCGCGGCGTCACCTCCGGCGCGGTGAGCCCGCTGACCACGCACCGCCTGGTGTTGATGGTCAACGTCATCTCCTCGTCGAGTGCGTTGCGGCTGGCGGCGGCCGCGACACGGCTGCGGCCACTGGTAGTGGCGGTGGCCGCGCGCATGGGCACCGACCCGAGAGACCAGCGGGTGGCGCTGATCGTGTCGGTGTGGGGTGCGATCACCGCCGCGGCGTGGGGACAGTTGGTGATCGGGCCGGGCGACTACGACAACTGCGGCGACATCATGGCCGATCGGCTGCACCTCGCCTTCACTGAATTCGCCGATATCGCCGCGCTGGAAGTGGGTTCGGCGCTATCCTCTACGGTTTGA
- a CDS encoding MFS transporter: MARLFADTTPLRTPDFRRLWVAGVITVIGANLTIFAVPVQLYALTHNSAYVGLSGVFALVPLVVFGLLGGAWADAMDRRVLLIITSSGLTVSSLLLWLQAALGLNNVWAVLCLLAVQQVFYAIDSPTRAAAIPRMLPGAQLPAANSLNFTVFQFGAIVGPLMAGVMLRWVDLSTLYMIDTLTCVVPVLVAFRLAPIPPAVGGRGMGFDALRSVVEGFRFLSGNKVVLMSFVVDLIAMILGMPRALFPEMAHQSFGAPIEGGTTIALLAAAMSVGAVAGGVFSGWFPRIQRQGLAVVISIVVWGAAMVGFGVAGGLAHGHTGTMLWIALVFLAIGGAADMVSAAFRSTILQEVASDDLRGRLQGVFTVVVAGGPRLADAVHGAAAALIGTTIAAAGGGALVVVGVLIAAAAVPIFVRYRVPAANP; this comes from the coding sequence GTGGCGCGGCTCTTTGCCGACACCACCCCACTGAGAACGCCGGATTTCCGCCGGCTGTGGGTGGCCGGCGTCATCACGGTCATCGGGGCCAACCTCACCATCTTCGCCGTCCCCGTCCAGCTGTACGCACTGACCCACAACTCGGCGTACGTCGGGCTGTCCGGGGTGTTCGCGCTCGTGCCGCTGGTGGTGTTCGGGCTGCTCGGCGGGGCCTGGGCCGACGCCATGGACCGTCGGGTGTTGCTGATCATCACCTCCAGCGGCTTGACGGTGTCCTCGCTGCTGCTGTGGCTACAGGCCGCCCTGGGACTGAACAACGTGTGGGCGGTGCTGTGCCTGCTGGCGGTGCAGCAGGTGTTCTACGCAATCGACAGCCCGACCCGGGCGGCCGCCATCCCGCGAATGTTGCCCGGCGCGCAGCTGCCCGCGGCCAACTCGTTGAACTTCACGGTGTTCCAGTTCGGCGCGATCGTCGGCCCGCTGATGGCCGGTGTGATGCTGCGCTGGGTCGACCTGTCCACCCTCTACATGATCGACACGCTCACCTGTGTGGTGCCGGTTCTGGTCGCGTTCCGGCTCGCGCCGATCCCGCCTGCCGTCGGCGGAAGGGGCATGGGCTTCGATGCCTTGCGATCGGTCGTCGAGGGTTTCCGATTCCTGTCCGGCAACAAGGTCGTGCTGATGTCGTTCGTGGTCGACCTGATCGCGATGATTCTGGGCATGCCGCGGGCGTTGTTCCCGGAGATGGCGCACCAGAGTTTCGGCGCCCCGATCGAAGGTGGCACCACGATCGCGCTGCTGGCGGCCGCGATGTCGGTCGGTGCGGTGGCCGGCGGGGTGTTCTCCGGCTGGTTTCCCCGCATCCAGCGTCAGGGCCTCGCCGTGGTGATCTCGATCGTGGTGTGGGGTGCGGCCATGGTCGGCTTCGGCGTCGCCGGAGGCCTCGCGCATGGTCATACCGGCACCATGCTGTGGATTGCGTTGGTGTTCTTGGCGATTGGTGGCGCAGCGGACATGGTGTCGGCGGCGTTCCGCTCGACGATCCTGCAGGAGGTGGCTTCCGACGACCTGCGCGGTCGGCTGCAGGGGGTGTTCACTGTGGTCGTGGCGGGCGGTCCGCGGCTCGCTGACGCCGTGCACGGCGCGGCCGCCGCGCTTATCGGCACCACGATCGCCGCGGCCGGCGGGGGAGCGCTGGTGGTGGTCGGCGTGCTGATCGCGGCCGCGGCCGTCCCGATTTTCGTCCGCTATCGGGTGCCGGCCGCGAACCCGTGA
- the pdxH gene encoding pyridoxamine 5'-phosphate oxidase gives MRVEYGSVEKDGSSDLDVDWLADGWLALLHRWIADAEAAGIAEPNAMVLATIGTGSDSGRPVSRTVLCKSVDETGITFYTNYDSAKGDELAATPYAAVTFPWYALGRQVHIRGAVTKVSAQETEEYWSKRPRGSQLGAWASAQSRPIGSRAELLAQLAEVTERFAADEMVPVRPHWGGYRIAPEVVEFWQGRENRVHNRIRVSGAVGAAGPATSGVSIERLQP, from the coding sequence ATGCGCGTTGAGTACGGCTCGGTCGAGAAAGACGGCAGCAGCGACCTCGATGTCGACTGGCTCGCCGACGGTTGGCTTGCCCTGTTGCACAGGTGGATAGCCGACGCCGAAGCGGCCGGGATCGCCGAGCCCAACGCCATGGTGCTGGCGACCATCGGCACGGGATCAGACTCGGGAAGACCGGTCAGCCGCACGGTGTTGTGCAAAAGCGTGGACGAGACCGGGATCACCTTCTACACCAACTACGACTCTGCCAAGGGCGATGAGCTCGCGGCGACTCCGTATGCCGCGGTGACGTTCCCCTGGTACGCGCTGGGACGACAGGTGCACATCCGCGGCGCCGTGACCAAGGTCAGCGCGCAGGAGACCGAAGAGTATTGGTCCAAACGCCCACGCGGATCCCAGCTGGGGGCCTGGGCGTCTGCGCAGTCGCGCCCGATCGGCTCCCGCGCCGAGCTGCTCGCTCAGCTCGCCGAGGTCACTGAACGCTTCGCCGCCGACGAGATGGTGCCGGTACGCCCGCACTGGGGTGGTTACCGGATCGCCCCCGAGGTGGTCGAGTTCTGGCAGGGCCGGGAGAATCGGGTGCACAACCGAATTCGCGTGAGCGGCGCGGTCGGAGCCGCCGGGCCGGCGACATCGGGCGTGAGCATCGAGCGTCTGCAGCCGTAG